The window CTATCCACTATTAACTCCAACTCGGCGAGAATTTCTTGCACCCATTTATACTCACCGGGATTTTTTTTTACTTGTTCCAGCAGACTAGCAGGCAGCAATTCCCTCAATAGCTCTGACCAGTAGTGAAATATGTCATTCGCTGTTGATTCACTAACTCCGAACTGGACTCCTAGCATCTGGAATGTTGGCTCCGGGTGTAGATATACCAAAGTTAATATTATTTGGTCTTTGACTGATAGTTTTGGTCTTCTACCTCCTCCTGCCTTGTTTATCCTTACTTTTCTTTGCTCAATCTCGATATCTTTCTGTTGATGTAATAATTCAGCGGCAGCTATTAATTGCTGTAACTGTTCGTACTCTAGTCCAATTAATCGTTTACTTTCTTGTTGATTTTTTTCAAGGTACTCTGGTATATTACTCATTTTACTGTAAAAATTAAAAAGTAAATTATAATATTACCACTTTATTTTCGGTTTTTAATTATATTTCGGAGATGTCTATTGAATGAGAAAGGTGCGGTGGCAGTTGCCAACAGCTTTGCCCTCTGTCCACAGAACTATCAACAACGGGTTGAGTCAGTGTTTGGTTTGTTAGCGGTTGATGCAAAATCACTAACGGATGCGATCGCAATCCTTGAAGGAATTGAGCATGATTTGAGTCAATGGTATGGCAATCGTCGGTTAGTTATTTGACAACTCTCTGCCCTAGAAGTGCAGAGATTCTTGGATCATCCAGTCCACTTACCAAGCATGGCTTCCCACACTTACCAGAGGTGGTTCTGTCCTCAAGCTTTCGACCCATTGCAGAGTCTTGTTCCCGTGTGCCCCACGGTACAATTCAAAACCCAAAATCTTGGTTTTTCTGGTACTTGTTGCTTGAAGTTTTTACCTGTACAAGCTTTCCTGTACAGAACCCCATAACTTCAGTTTTCAAGGTGCGTTGCCTCTCGGCTACTGGGTTTTTAAAGTGGTTGAATACCCTGTCCACCTGCAACCACAATACCACAAAAGCCGTCAAGCGAAGGACGGGGCTTTAAACCCAATTTTTCGGTAAAGTCTAAAGGGCTAGCAATGCCCCACAACAAACTGCTTCCAGTTGACGGATAAAGGCGAGCAGTTGAGATCGAGAGTATGTCTGCGGTAGGTGAAGCGGAACGTTAGCTTGCCTAAAATATTTGCGTGCAGTACTTTAGTTTTTCATCGCGTTGTTATGCCGAAGAAAGCTTATCGCCCTTCCCTTACTTAATCAAACTCCGGTGCCCAAACCTCAGCCACTACCAACTCCCATCCCGGTAGCAGTTCCGGCACTGTCAGCACATCCCCATCTCGCAAAACCACCTTCTCCACACCCGGACGATAAACCTCCATCGTCCGAGTTCGCGGGTCAACTAAAACCCCAACCTGCGTTCCTAACGCTAAAAACTCTTGAATCTTCTGACGCAGCTTAGACAAGGAGTCAGTTTTGGATTTGACCTCAAACATCAAATCAGGGACTAACTGAGCATAGTCTCCTGTTGTTCGCCGCAATCGCTCTGCTCGCACAAACGAAGCATCAGGAGCACGCACGTCCTTATCGGCATTGGGAAGAATAAATCCAGCATTGGATGCCGTCACTCGCCCCAACTTGCGAGGTCTGACCCAATTGCCCAAGAGTCGGATAATCTCAGCCGCAACTTCATCGGATTCATACCCTGATGGACTCATGACAATAATCTCCCCACTCACCAACTCCATCCGATAGTCAGGATGCTGCACTTGCAATTTTTCCAGGTCTTTCACCGTCAATCCTGGCATTAGAACTCCTCCGCTATCGGGAAACACCTTCACCCTCCAGAGTAGACCTAAATCAGGTAGATAGCGCAGCTAGCCTAGACTTCATGAATGTTGGAATTTCAAGTTCTGGGAGTCGCTGGACTGGTCGGCAAACGCTTTGAACTCGATCGCATCGTGACTACAGAAGAGGCGCACGTCCTTCTAATGACGTATCGCTGTTGTGTGTTCGAGAT of the Allocoleopsis franciscana PCC 7113 genome contains:
- a CDS encoding Uma2 family endonuclease; translation: MPGLTVKDLEKLQVQHPDYRMELVSGEIIVMSPSGYESDEVAAEIIRLLGNWVRPRKLGRVTASNAGFILPNADKDVRAPDASFVRAERLRRTTGDYAQLVPDLMFEVKSKTDSLSKLRQKIQEFLALGTQVGVLVDPRTRTMEVYRPGVEKVVLRDGDVLTVPELLPGWELVVAEVWAPEFD